The following are encoded together in the Ictalurus punctatus breed USDA103 chromosome 1, Coco_2.0, whole genome shotgun sequence genome:
- the si:dkeyp-69b9.3 gene encoding myocardin isoform X2: MTLLASERSLLIRSKFRSVLQLRIQNRRQQKELNADSEGVKASCSDKVGEREANSTGHQTVDGTTLKSPPSALTAETAQDKASGAAQRQKKARLVENVSEKIQRRSGSIELLQKHTAPLENTSVSFSLPSDVFEDDISSCSSASPEQLGTHQSPSFSSSPGLSNDQSLSDVSPVAMTINHSPKNIQQCGSALLPGTEGITDSVTMTVAGSNSMAMTGRPKGVYVPSQMSLLPKTAQCLTPPTHSILGGSLSSPRPPRPRKPRDCKPKMRKLKYHQYIPPDQRGNTGGTSGNNSQKNSNTQVQPIDPAYSRLLHQQQVFLQLQILNQQQQLTVATSENQVVTISGAGPQSCLQPAPAQTNATLLQTSSTHKLELLPPNLDDLTVSELRQQLRKRGLPVSGTKPALLERLRPFQMPHPQLTPAPLCRLEGTLEPSQPPNLSPSSSPSQIYIQPSAVVEEGLAGATYLTSPSSSAGSSPNLQAPSPPVPSSALWRSEQAAEELTVELEMRERIRSRPRGKALGAVTQARTNATLPSSKSSGRSLHPFLQQDPGCARGKPDIEGQEVLFTQVFSCQPCDTISQDFELPMQITASPEQALPHTERSLEELLQEAIQRVQMDPRESIDDILEDPVSCSANTITELQSSIATLSGSSPASPPDQLQPTQPNSKDEIGRSSPLCSSLLLELPPSPDHALPLASNPAPSPPPPPLCTTPPLSTPSRKRRSDVPAFDAADWLESLTSGLHPLTPPVAPFVESDFALDSDLNISRVLDLMVEQW; encoded by the exons ATGACCTTGCTGGCCTCTGAGAGGTCGCTGCTCATCCGGAGCAAATTCCGCTCAG ttctgcAGTTGCGAATACAGAATCGCAGACAACAGAAAGAGCTAAATGCTGACTCTG aaGGTGTGAAGGCCTCCTGCTCTGACAaagtaggggagagagaggccAATAGCACTGGG CATCAGACAGTGGATGGCACCACTCTGAAGTCGCCCCCTAGTGCTCTGACTGCTGAAACTGCACAAG ACAAGGCTAGTGGCGCTGCTCAGAGACAGAAGAAAGCTCGTCTGGTTGAGAATGTCAGTGAGAAGATCCAGAGGCGATCTGGGTCCATTGAGCTACTTCAGAAACACACTGCACCATTAGAAAACA cttcTGTTTCCTTTTCCTTACCCTCAGATGTCTTCGAAGATGACATCTCATCATGTTCCTCTGCGTCTCCCGAGCAACTCGGGACACACCAATCCCCCAGCTTCTCCTCATCACCTGGGCTGAGCAATGACCAGTCACTGAGTGATGTGTCACCTGTTGCCATGACCATCAACCACAGCCCAAAAAATATTCAG CAGTGCGGTTCAGCTTTGCTCCCAGGAACTGAGGGCATCACGGATTCAGTGACCATGACGGTGGCAGGGTCAAACTCCATGGCAATGACTGGGAGACCCAAAGGAGTGTATGTGCCCTCTCAGATGTCACTGCTGCCAAAG ACAGCTCAGTGCCTAACCCCGCCTACTCATTCCATTCTTGGAGGGTCTTTATCCTCGCCACGCCCTCCACGGCCACGGAAACCTCGTGACTGTAAGCCCAAAATGAGGAAGCTGAAGTACCACCAATACATACCCCCAGACCAAAGGGGCAACACTGGAGGCACTTCTGGGAACAATTCCCAAAAGAACAGCAACACTCAAGTTCAGCCAATCGATCCTGCATACTCTCGCCTCCTACACCAGCAGCAGGTTTTCCTGCAACTGCAAATTCTAAACCAGCAACAACAGCTCACTGTAGCAACGAG TGAAAATCAGGTAGTGACGATTTCTGGAGCTGGACCACAAAGTTGCCTTCAGCCTGCTCCCGCACAAACAAACGCCACCCTCCTGCAAACAAGCTCCACCCACAAGCTAGAATTACTTCCCCCAAACCTTGATGACCTTACG GTGTCAGAACTCCGACAACAGTTACGCAAACGCGGACTCCCGGTCTCTGGCACCAAACCTGCTCTGTTAGAGAGGCTCCGCCCCTTCCAGATGCCCCATCCACAGTTAACACCTGCCCCACTTTGCCGGTTGGAAGGGACCCTAGAACCTTCCCAACCCCCTAATCTAAGCCCGTCTAGTAGCCCTTCACAGATTTACATCCAGCCATCAGCAGTGGTGGAGGAAGGCTTGGCTGGTGCCACCTACTTGACATCCCCCTCTTCTTCTGCGGGTTCAAGTCCAAACCTGCAGGCCCCCTCACCTCCAGTGCCCTCAAGTGCTCTCTGGAGGTCAGAGCAGGCAGCAGAGGAGCTTACTGTGGAGCtggagatgagggagaggaTTCGAAGCAGACCCAGAGGAAAAGCTCTCGGTGCAGTCACACAGGCAAGGACAAACGCAACTTTACCTTCTTCAAag TCAAGTGGACGTTCCCTACATCCATTCCTGCAACAGGATCCAGGATGTGCAAGAGGGAAACCAGACATAGAAggacaggaagtgctgtttaCACAG GTGTTTTCCTGTCAGCCGTGTGATACTATCTCCCAGGATTTTGAGCTACCGATGCAAATCACAGCCAGCCCAGAGCAAGCTCTACCCCACACTGAACGCAGTCTGGAGGAACTACTGCAGGAGGCTATTCAGAGAGTACag ATGGACCCAAGGGAGTCCATAGATGACATTTTGGAGGATCCTGTTAGCTGTTCTG cTAACACCATCACAGAACTCCAGTCATCCATTGCCACCCTCTCAGGCTCCTCCCCTGCTTCACCACCTGACCAACTGCAACCTACCCAGCCCAACTCGAAAGACGAAATTGGCCGCTCATCTCCACTTTGCTCTTCACTTCTATTGGAGCTTCCACCCTCTCCTGACCATGCCCTACCCCTTGCATCTAACCCTGCTccctcccctcctcctcctcccctctgCACAACTCCTCCTCTAAGTACTCCCTCCAGAAAGAGGAGGTCCGATGTGCCTGCATTTGAtgctgctgattggctggaaTCCCTGACCTCTGGCCTGCACCCTCTCACGCCTCCCGTGGCACCTTTCGTGGAAAGCGACTTTGCCCTCGATTCAGACCTGAACATAAGCAGGGTCCTTGACCTGATGGTGGAACAGTGGTGA
- the si:dkeyp-69b9.3 gene encoding myocardin isoform X6 codes for MTLLASERSLLIRSKFRSVLQLRIQNRRQQKELNADSEGVKASCSDKVGEREANSTGHQTVDGTTLKSPPSALTAETAQDKASGAAQRQKKARLVENVSEKIQRRSGSIELLQKHTAPLENTSVSFSLPSDVFEDDISSCSSASPEQLGTHQSPSFSSSPGLSNDQSLSDVSPVAMTINHSPKNIQQCGSALLPGTEGITDSVTMTVAGSNSMAMTGRPKGVYVPSQMSLLPKTAQCLTPPTHSILGGSLSSPRPPRPRKPRDCKPKMRKLKYHQYIPPDQRGNTGGTSGNNSQKNSNTQVQPIDPAYSRLLHQQQVFLQLQILNQQQQLTVATSENQVVTISGAGPQSCLQPAPAQTNATLLQTSSTHKLELLPPNLDDLTVSELRQQLRKRGLPVSGTKPALLERLRPFQMPHPQLTPAPLCRLEGTLEPSQPPNLSPSSSPSQIYIQPSAVVEEGLAGATYLTSPSSSAGSSPNLQAPSPPVPSSALWRSEQAAEELTVELEMRERIRSRPRGKALGAVTQSSGRSLHPFLQQDPGCARGKPDIEGQEVLFTQQVFSCQPCDTISQDFELPMQITASPEQALPHTERSLEELLQEAIQRVQMDPRESIDDILEDPVSCSANTITELQSSIATLSGSSPASPPDQLQPTQPNSKDEIGRSSPLCSSLLLELPPSPDHALPLASNPAPSPPPPPLCTTPPLSTPSRKRRSDVPAFDAADWLESLTSGLHPLTPPVAPFVESDFALDSDLNISRVLDLMVEQW; via the exons ATGACCTTGCTGGCCTCTGAGAGGTCGCTGCTCATCCGGAGCAAATTCCGCTCAG ttctgcAGTTGCGAATACAGAATCGCAGACAACAGAAAGAGCTAAATGCTGACTCTG aaGGTGTGAAGGCCTCCTGCTCTGACAaagtaggggagagagaggccAATAGCACTGGG CATCAGACAGTGGATGGCACCACTCTGAAGTCGCCCCCTAGTGCTCTGACTGCTGAAACTGCACAAG ACAAGGCTAGTGGCGCTGCTCAGAGACAGAAGAAAGCTCGTCTGGTTGAGAATGTCAGTGAGAAGATCCAGAGGCGATCTGGGTCCATTGAGCTACTTCAGAAACACACTGCACCATTAGAAAACA cttcTGTTTCCTTTTCCTTACCCTCAGATGTCTTCGAAGATGACATCTCATCATGTTCCTCTGCGTCTCCCGAGCAACTCGGGACACACCAATCCCCCAGCTTCTCCTCATCACCTGGGCTGAGCAATGACCAGTCACTGAGTGATGTGTCACCTGTTGCCATGACCATCAACCACAGCCCAAAAAATATTCAG CAGTGCGGTTCAGCTTTGCTCCCAGGAACTGAGGGCATCACGGATTCAGTGACCATGACGGTGGCAGGGTCAAACTCCATGGCAATGACTGGGAGACCCAAAGGAGTGTATGTGCCCTCTCAGATGTCACTGCTGCCAAAG ACAGCTCAGTGCCTAACCCCGCCTACTCATTCCATTCTTGGAGGGTCTTTATCCTCGCCACGCCCTCCACGGCCACGGAAACCTCGTGACTGTAAGCCCAAAATGAGGAAGCTGAAGTACCACCAATACATACCCCCAGACCAAAGGGGCAACACTGGAGGCACTTCTGGGAACAATTCCCAAAAGAACAGCAACACTCAAGTTCAGCCAATCGATCCTGCATACTCTCGCCTCCTACACCAGCAGCAGGTTTTCCTGCAACTGCAAATTCTAAACCAGCAACAACAGCTCACTGTAGCAACGAG TGAAAATCAGGTAGTGACGATTTCTGGAGCTGGACCACAAAGTTGCCTTCAGCCTGCTCCCGCACAAACAAACGCCACCCTCCTGCAAACAAGCTCCACCCACAAGCTAGAATTACTTCCCCCAAACCTTGATGACCTTACG GTGTCAGAACTCCGACAACAGTTACGCAAACGCGGACTCCCGGTCTCTGGCACCAAACCTGCTCTGTTAGAGAGGCTCCGCCCCTTCCAGATGCCCCATCCACAGTTAACACCTGCCCCACTTTGCCGGTTGGAAGGGACCCTAGAACCTTCCCAACCCCCTAATCTAAGCCCGTCTAGTAGCCCTTCACAGATTTACATCCAGCCATCAGCAGTGGTGGAGGAAGGCTTGGCTGGTGCCACCTACTTGACATCCCCCTCTTCTTCTGCGGGTTCAAGTCCAAACCTGCAGGCCCCCTCACCTCCAGTGCCCTCAAGTGCTCTCTGGAGGTCAGAGCAGGCAGCAGAGGAGCTTACTGTGGAGCtggagatgagggagaggaTTCGAAGCAGACCCAGAGGAAAAGCTCTCGGTGCAGTCACACAG TCAAGTGGACGTTCCCTACATCCATTCCTGCAACAGGATCCAGGATGTGCAAGAGGGAAACCAGACATAGAAggacaggaagtgctgtttaCACAG CAGGTGTTTTCCTGTCAGCCGTGTGATACTATCTCCCAGGATTTTGAGCTACCGATGCAAATCACAGCCAGCCCAGAGCAAGCTCTACCCCACACTGAACGCAGTCTGGAGGAACTACTGCAGGAGGCTATTCAGAGAGTACag ATGGACCCAAGGGAGTCCATAGATGACATTTTGGAGGATCCTGTTAGCTGTTCTG cTAACACCATCACAGAACTCCAGTCATCCATTGCCACCCTCTCAGGCTCCTCCCCTGCTTCACCACCTGACCAACTGCAACCTACCCAGCCCAACTCGAAAGACGAAATTGGCCGCTCATCTCCACTTTGCTCTTCACTTCTATTGGAGCTTCCACCCTCTCCTGACCATGCCCTACCCCTTGCATCTAACCCTGCTccctcccctcctcctcctcccctctgCACAACTCCTCCTCTAAGTACTCCCTCCAGAAAGAGGAGGTCCGATGTGCCTGCATTTGAtgctgctgattggctggaaTCCCTGACCTCTGGCCTGCACCCTCTCACGCCTCCCGTGGCACCTTTCGTGGAAAGCGACTTTGCCCTCGATTCAGACCTGAACATAAGCAGGGTCCTTGACCTGATGGTGGAACAGTGGTGA
- the si:dkeyp-69b9.3 gene encoding myocardin isoform X4, with the protein MTLLASERSLLIRSKFRSVLQLRIQNRRQQKELNADSEGVKASCSDKVGEREANSTGHQTVDGTTLKSPPSALTAETAQDKASGAAQRQKKARLVENVSEKIQRRSGSIELLQKHTAPLENTSVSFSLPSDVFEDDISSCSSASPEQLGTHQSPSFSSSPGLSNDQSLSDVSPVAMTINHSPKNIQCGSALLPGTEGITDSVTMTVAGSNSMAMTGRPKGVYVPSQMSLLPKTAQCLTPPTHSILGGSLSSPRPPRPRKPRDCKPKMRKLKYHQYIPPDQRGNTGGTSGNNSQKNSNTQVQPIDPAYSRLLHQQQVFLQLQILNQQQQLTVATSENQVVTISGAGPQSCLQPAPAQTNATLLQTSSTHKLELLPPNLDDLTVSELRQQLRKRGLPVSGTKPALLERLRPFQMPHPQLTPAPLCRLEGTLEPSQPPNLSPSSSPSQIYIQPSAVVEEGLAGATYLTSPSSSAGSSPNLQAPSPPVPSSALWRSEQAAEELTVELEMRERIRSRPRGKALGAVTQARTNATLPSSKSSGRSLHPFLQQDPGCARGKPDIEGQEVLFTQQVFSCQPCDTISQDFELPMQITASPEQALPHTERSLEELLQEAIQRVQMDPRESIDDILEDPVSCSANTITELQSSIATLSGSSPASPPDQLQPTQPNSKDEIGRSSPLCSSLLLELPPSPDHALPLASNPAPSPPPPPLCTTPPLSTPSRKRRSDVPAFDAADWLESLTSGLHPLTPPVAPFVESDFALDSDLNISRVLDLMVEQW; encoded by the exons ATGACCTTGCTGGCCTCTGAGAGGTCGCTGCTCATCCGGAGCAAATTCCGCTCAG ttctgcAGTTGCGAATACAGAATCGCAGACAACAGAAAGAGCTAAATGCTGACTCTG aaGGTGTGAAGGCCTCCTGCTCTGACAaagtaggggagagagaggccAATAGCACTGGG CATCAGACAGTGGATGGCACCACTCTGAAGTCGCCCCCTAGTGCTCTGACTGCTGAAACTGCACAAG ACAAGGCTAGTGGCGCTGCTCAGAGACAGAAGAAAGCTCGTCTGGTTGAGAATGTCAGTGAGAAGATCCAGAGGCGATCTGGGTCCATTGAGCTACTTCAGAAACACACTGCACCATTAGAAAACA cttcTGTTTCCTTTTCCTTACCCTCAGATGTCTTCGAAGATGACATCTCATCATGTTCCTCTGCGTCTCCCGAGCAACTCGGGACACACCAATCCCCCAGCTTCTCCTCATCACCTGGGCTGAGCAATGACCAGTCACTGAGTGATGTGTCACCTGTTGCCATGACCATCAACCACAGCCCAAAAAATATTCAG TGCGGTTCAGCTTTGCTCCCAGGAACTGAGGGCATCACGGATTCAGTGACCATGACGGTGGCAGGGTCAAACTCCATGGCAATGACTGGGAGACCCAAAGGAGTGTATGTGCCCTCTCAGATGTCACTGCTGCCAAAG ACAGCTCAGTGCCTAACCCCGCCTACTCATTCCATTCTTGGAGGGTCTTTATCCTCGCCACGCCCTCCACGGCCACGGAAACCTCGTGACTGTAAGCCCAAAATGAGGAAGCTGAAGTACCACCAATACATACCCCCAGACCAAAGGGGCAACACTGGAGGCACTTCTGGGAACAATTCCCAAAAGAACAGCAACACTCAAGTTCAGCCAATCGATCCTGCATACTCTCGCCTCCTACACCAGCAGCAGGTTTTCCTGCAACTGCAAATTCTAAACCAGCAACAACAGCTCACTGTAGCAACGAG TGAAAATCAGGTAGTGACGATTTCTGGAGCTGGACCACAAAGTTGCCTTCAGCCTGCTCCCGCACAAACAAACGCCACCCTCCTGCAAACAAGCTCCACCCACAAGCTAGAATTACTTCCCCCAAACCTTGATGACCTTACG GTGTCAGAACTCCGACAACAGTTACGCAAACGCGGACTCCCGGTCTCTGGCACCAAACCTGCTCTGTTAGAGAGGCTCCGCCCCTTCCAGATGCCCCATCCACAGTTAACACCTGCCCCACTTTGCCGGTTGGAAGGGACCCTAGAACCTTCCCAACCCCCTAATCTAAGCCCGTCTAGTAGCCCTTCACAGATTTACATCCAGCCATCAGCAGTGGTGGAGGAAGGCTTGGCTGGTGCCACCTACTTGACATCCCCCTCTTCTTCTGCGGGTTCAAGTCCAAACCTGCAGGCCCCCTCACCTCCAGTGCCCTCAAGTGCTCTCTGGAGGTCAGAGCAGGCAGCAGAGGAGCTTACTGTGGAGCtggagatgagggagaggaTTCGAAGCAGACCCAGAGGAAAAGCTCTCGGTGCAGTCACACAGGCAAGGACAAACGCAACTTTACCTTCTTCAAag TCAAGTGGACGTTCCCTACATCCATTCCTGCAACAGGATCCAGGATGTGCAAGAGGGAAACCAGACATAGAAggacaggaagtgctgtttaCACAG CAGGTGTTTTCCTGTCAGCCGTGTGATACTATCTCCCAGGATTTTGAGCTACCGATGCAAATCACAGCCAGCCCAGAGCAAGCTCTACCCCACACTGAACGCAGTCTGGAGGAACTACTGCAGGAGGCTATTCAGAGAGTACag ATGGACCCAAGGGAGTCCATAGATGACATTTTGGAGGATCCTGTTAGCTGTTCTG cTAACACCATCACAGAACTCCAGTCATCCATTGCCACCCTCTCAGGCTCCTCCCCTGCTTCACCACCTGACCAACTGCAACCTACCCAGCCCAACTCGAAAGACGAAATTGGCCGCTCATCTCCACTTTGCTCTTCACTTCTATTGGAGCTTCCACCCTCTCCTGACCATGCCCTACCCCTTGCATCTAACCCTGCTccctcccctcctcctcctcccctctgCACAACTCCTCCTCTAAGTACTCCCTCCAGAAAGAGGAGGTCCGATGTGCCTGCATTTGAtgctgctgattggctggaaTCCCTGACCTCTGGCCTGCACCCTCTCACGCCTCCCGTGGCACCTTTCGTGGAAAGCGACTTTGCCCTCGATTCAGACCTGAACATAAGCAGGGTCCTTGACCTGATGGTGGAACAGTGGTGA